One stretch of Halobaculum marinum DNA includes these proteins:
- a CDS encoding ABC transporter ATP-binding protein has protein sequence MITVDGLRKVYGDFVAVHGSTFDVEPGEIFGVVGPNGAGKTTTLKTLAGLIEPTAGTVAVAGAPAGDPETRTALGFLPEESPLYEDMTARSYLRFFADLYEVPRETANQRIETALDDLELEHRDRRLGDVSKGMKRKVAIARSLVNDPDVLIYDEPASGLDPLTTNYVLEYVRALADAGKTVLFSAHNLYHVESVCDRVVIMNEGRIVARGTVEEIRAEHGETTYRVFTTVPVAESDPDGDRHLTVVDSMDAVEDVRAAAAEAGGEVVDIRTRESTLEEIFLDVAGQPMPGSRRVDPGATGATGATGASAGDGGDPDDADDAASEEAPPEATTDGGGPEP, from the coding sequence GTGATAACCGTCGACGGCCTGCGGAAGGTGTACGGCGACTTCGTCGCCGTGCACGGGAGTACCTTCGACGTGGAGCCGGGGGAGATATTCGGCGTCGTCGGCCCGAATGGGGCGGGCAAGACGACGACGCTGAAGACGCTGGCGGGGCTCATCGAGCCGACTGCCGGTACGGTCGCGGTGGCGGGCGCGCCAGCCGGCGACCCGGAGACCCGGACCGCGCTGGGATTCCTCCCAGAGGAGTCGCCGCTGTACGAGGACATGACAGCGCGGAGCTACCTCCGCTTCTTCGCCGACCTGTACGAGGTACCCCGCGAGACCGCGAACCAACGGATCGAGACCGCGCTCGACGACCTGGAACTGGAGCACCGCGACCGCCGCCTCGGCGACGTGTCGAAGGGGATGAAGCGGAAGGTCGCCATCGCGCGCTCGCTCGTCAACGACCCCGACGTGCTGATCTACGACGAGCCAGCGTCGGGGCTGGACCCGCTCACGACGAACTACGTCCTGGAGTACGTGCGCGCGCTCGCCGACGCGGGCAAGACCGTGCTGTTCTCGGCGCACAACCTCTACCACGTCGAGTCGGTGTGTGACCGCGTCGTCATCATGAACGAGGGGCGGATCGTCGCCCGCGGCACGGTCGAGGAGATTCGGGCCGAACACGGGGAGACGACCTACCGCGTGTTCACGACCGTTCCCGTCGCGGAGAGCGACCCCGACGGCGACCGCCACCTGACGGTCGTCGACTCGATGGACGCCGTCGAAGACGTGCGCGCGGCGGCAGCCGAGGCCGGCGGCGAGGTCGTCGACATCCGCACGCGGGAGTCGACGCTGGAGGAGATCTTCCTCGACGTGGCCGGGCAGCCGATGCCGGGGAGTCGCCGCGTCGACCCCGGCGCGACTGGCGCGACCGGCGCGACCGGCGCGAGCGCAGGCGACGGAGGCGACCCTGACGACGCTGACGACGCCGCCAGCGAGGAGGCGCCCCCGGAGGCGACGACCGACGGCGGGGGCCCGGAGCCGTGA
- a CDS encoding PrsW family intramembrane metalloprotease, whose amino-acid sequence MRLSPRKLLRVARWEVSRATGTLDRRTAVLGAVALLLTLGVVAGGALAGGVALDEDIYAVAVSPDSPYHDPVAQSTPLEPVPVGSPGADVYVDDRDPTDREASVSVADTRKGEAALAAFRSAVEGHNARLLRAEENQSAAFPVGVTLSYVERASERIGATDASGTDGADDDDGSPGGAGDGDGAGGAGSGSGDDGDDGGALSVPDFGGAAGPLFGGQPTGSPAEISPPFPFSSLVLAFAFLVPMNFVIQAYGSTILNERINRRGELLLVAPLSQSDIVAGKTLPYAAVALVATTLIALGVGGGVLSVAAVFPIALVFLAATFVGAMFARSFKELTFVTVTVSVALTTYAFVPAIFATVTPVALISPLTLVVRDLQGEAVSIGEYLFSTGPFYLVAGTLFAMGVGVYREEDMFTQRSVPLKFLDALAVRLHRPRDVAILAALSIPFVFVAELLAVALLFALPQGAAIVGLLVVVAVVEEVAKGVAIFAGFHESRFEADLLTALKLGALSGAGFFVAEKATAVVQIVGLGSLPLGEAAFATSGVGADLGVLGGVGLLALPLVLHVVTAAVAAVGATRGVRSWAATLAVAMAIHFAYDLTVVSALG is encoded by the coding sequence GTGAGGCTCTCCCCCCGGAAACTGCTCCGGGTGGCGCGCTGGGAGGTGAGCCGGGCGACCGGCACCCTCGACCGCAGAACCGCGGTGTTGGGTGCGGTCGCGCTCCTGCTCACGCTCGGCGTCGTCGCCGGCGGCGCGCTCGCCGGTGGCGTCGCGCTCGACGAGGACATCTACGCCGTCGCCGTCAGCCCGGACAGCCCGTACCACGACCCGGTGGCGCAGTCGACGCCGCTGGAGCCGGTTCCCGTCGGGTCGCCCGGCGCGGACGTGTACGTCGACGACCGCGACCCGACCGACCGCGAGGCGAGCGTCTCGGTCGCCGACACCCGCAAGGGGGAGGCCGCGCTCGCTGCGTTCCGCTCGGCCGTCGAGGGGCACAACGCCCGCCTCCTCCGCGCCGAGGAGAACCAGTCTGCCGCGTTCCCGGTCGGCGTCACCCTCAGCTACGTCGAGCGCGCCAGCGAACGGATCGGCGCGACCGACGCGTCGGGGACCGACGGCGCGGACGACGACGACGGATCGCCCGGCGGCGCCGGCGACGGCGACGGTGCGGGCGGTGCAGGCTCGGGGAGCGGTGACGACGGCGACGACGGTGGCGCGCTCAGCGTGCCGGACTTCGGTGGCGCCGCGGGGCCGCTGTTCGGCGGCCAGCCCACGGGGTCGCCAGCCGAGATATCTCCGCCGTTCCCGTTCTCCTCGCTCGTGCTCGCGTTCGCGTTCCTCGTGCCGATGAACTTCGTCATCCAGGCGTACGGCTCGACGATTCTGAACGAGCGGATCAACCGCCGCGGTGAACTCCTGCTCGTCGCGCCGCTGTCGCAGTCGGACATCGTCGCGGGCAAGACGCTCCCGTACGCCGCGGTCGCGCTCGTCGCCACCACGCTCATCGCACTGGGCGTGGGCGGGGGCGTGTTGTCGGTCGCGGCGGTGTTCCCCATCGCGCTGGTGTTCCTCGCGGCGACGTTCGTCGGCGCGATGTTCGCCCGCTCGTTCAAGGAACTCACCTTCGTCACCGTCACCGTCTCGGTCGCGCTGACGACGTACGCGTTCGTCCCCGCCATCTTCGCGACGGTGACGCCGGTGGCGCTCATCTCGCCGCTGACGCTCGTCGTGCGCGACCTGCAGGGCGAGGCCGTGTCGATCGGCGAGTACCTGTTCTCGACGGGGCCGTTCTACCTCGTCGCGGGCACGCTGTTCGCGATGGGCGTCGGCGTCTACCGCGAAGAGGACATGTTCACCCAGCGGTCGGTGCCGCTGAAGTTCCTCGACGCGCTCGCGGTTCGCCTGCACCGCCCGCGCGACGTGGCGATCCTCGCGGCGCTGTCGATCCCGTTCGTGTTCGTCGCCGAGTTGCTCGCGGTCGCGCTCCTGTTCGCGCTGCCGCAAGGCGCCGCCATCGTCGGCCTGCTCGTCGTCGTCGCCGTCGTCGAAGAGGTCGCGAAGGGCGTCGCCATCTTCGCCGGCTTCCACGAGTCGCGCTTCGAGGCGGACTTACTGACGGCGCTGAAACTTGGCGCGCTGTCGGGCGCCGGCTTCTTCGTCGCCGAGAAGGCGACCGCCGTCGTTCAGATCGTCGGCCTCGGGTCGCTCCCACTGGGCGAGGCGGCGTTCGCGACCTCCGGCGTCGGCGCCGACCTCGGCGTGCTCGGGGGTGTGGGATTGCTCGCGCTCCCGCTCGTCCTCCACGTCGTCACGGCCGCCGTCGCGGCGGTCGGTGCGACGAGGGGCGTCCGGTCGTGGGCCGCGACGCTCGCGGTCGCGATGGCGATTCACTTCGCGTACGACCTCACGGTGGTGAGCGCCCTTGGGTGA